The Chelonia mydas isolate rCheMyd1 chromosome 3, rCheMyd1.pri.v2, whole genome shotgun sequence genome includes a region encoding these proteins:
- the GJB7 gene encoding gap junction beta-7 protein, with translation MSWGFLRDILSGVNKYSTGIGRIWLAIVFIFRLLVYVVAAENVWKNELKEFECNIRQPGCENVCFDHFFPISQIRLWALQLIMVSTPSLLVVLHVAYRESREKRHKKKLYKSPGSMNGGLLCTYLISLIFKTGFEIGFLVLFYKLYGGFNVPRLVKCDMRPCPNTVDCYISKPTEKKVFLYFVVVTSCLCIVLNVSELSYLIFKYSIKCCLEIYDKKVQTMKSECQKLKYVEPNGLASTALFHSNASPVLVHMPDKPESNLATDLREG, from the coding sequence ATGAGCTGGGGATTCCTGCGAGACATCCTAAGTGGAGTGAATAAATATTCAACAGGAATTGGCAGGATCTGGTTGGCTATTGTGTTTATATTCCGCCTGCTTGTCTATGTTGTGGCAGCAGAAAATGTCTGGAAGAATGAACTGAAGGAATTCGAGTGCAACATCAGGCAACCAGGTTGTGAAAACGTCTGCTTCGACCACTTCTTCCCTATTTCCCAGATCAGGCTTTGGGCCTTGCAACTGATCATGGTCTCCACCCCTTCTCTTTTGGTTGTTCTCCATGTTGCCTATCGAGAGAGCAGGGAAAAGCGACACAAAAAGAAACTTTACAAGAGCCCAGGAAGCATGAATGGTGGACTGTTGTGCACTTATCTCATCAGCCTCATTTTCAAAACAGGATTTGAAATTGGTTTCCTAGTTTTGTTTTACAAGTTGTACGGTGGATTCAATGTGCCACGCCTTGTGAAATGTGACATGAGGCCATGTCCTAATACAGTAGATTGCTATATCTCCAAGCCCACAGAGAAGAAAGTCTTCCTCTATTTTGTGGTGGTGACTTCGTGCTTGTGCATTGTATTAAATGTAAGTGAACTGAGCTATCTGATTTTCAAATACAGCATAAAATGTTGCCTTGAGATATATGACAAGAAAGTTCAGACCATGAAAAGTGAGTGCCAGAAGCTGAAATATGTTGAGCCCAATGGACTAGCAAGTACAGCTCTGTTCCACAGCAATGCTTCACCAGTGCTCGTCCATATGCCAGATAAACCTGAAAGTAACTTAGCTACTGATTTGAGAGAAGGATAA